The Coprothermobacter sp. genome has a segment encoding these proteins:
- a CDS encoding glutaconyl-CoA decarboxylase subunit beta, whose product MSELLRGIVGMADWRVWAMFGVGLALIWLAVKKEYEPNLLLPMGFGCLLANIPFSSAVGGGFLDVLFKGGITNELFPILIFIGVGAMIDFGPLLQDPEMLFFGAAAQFGIFFTMMLALLVGRIPGVMGIPGLREAAAIGIIGAADGPTAIYVATRFAPALLAPITVAAYSYMSLVPIIQPPVIRALTTREERMIRMENPEHEVSKTVKVIFPIAVTLIAGIIAPMSVALIGSLMFGNLLRESGVTERLSKTAQNELSSLVTILLGITIGSSMGGKQFLNPTTLLIIAMGLIAFVFDTAGGVLFAKLINLFRKRKINPMIGACGISAFPMSARVIQKMAQQEDGSNFIIMHAVGANVAGQIASIIAGGLILALVR is encoded by the coding sequence ATGTCAGAGTTGCTGCGTGGTATTGTGGGCATGGCAGACTGGCGCGTATGGGCGATGTTCGGCGTCGGTCTTGCGCTTATTTGGCTCGCAGTGAAGAAGGAGTATGAGCCGAATCTCCTTCTGCCCATGGGCTTTGGTTGCCTGCTGGCCAACATCCCGTTTTCGTCGGCGGTCGGCGGTGGCTTCCTGGACGTCTTGTTCAAGGGTGGTATCACGAATGAGCTTTTCCCCATCCTCATCTTCATCGGCGTGGGAGCCATGATCGATTTCGGTCCACTCCTGCAGGATCCCGAGATGTTGTTCTTTGGGGCGGCAGCGCAATTCGGAATCTTCTTTACCATGATGCTGGCTCTGCTGGTCGGACGCATCCCCGGCGTCATGGGCATTCCAGGTCTCAGAGAGGCTGCTGCAATCGGAATCATCGGGGCAGCCGACGGACCGACGGCGATCTATGTCGCTACGCGGTTTGCTCCGGCCTTGCTGGCCCCGATCACCGTGGCCGCCTATTCGTACATGTCGCTTGTCCCAATCATTCAACCACCGGTCATTCGGGCGCTCACGACCCGCGAAGAGCGCATGATTCGCATGGAGAACCCTGAACACGAGGTCTCGAAGACGGTGAAAGTCATCTTTCCCATTGCTGTCACGCTCATCGCCGGCATCATAGCGCCCATGTCCGTGGCGCTGATCGGCAGCCTCATGTTTGGCAACCTGCTGCGCGAATCCGGCGTAACGGAGCGTCTCTCCAAAACTGCTCAGAACGAGCTTTCCAGCTTGGTGACCATCTTGCTGGGCATCACGATAGGGTCCTCTATGGGAGGGAAGCAATTCCTGAATCCGACGACGCTCCTCATCATCGCGATGGGTCTCATTGCCTTTGTGTTCGACACCGCGGGTGGAGTCCTCTTCGCGAAGTTAATCAACCTGTTCCGGAAACGAAAGATCAACCCGATGATCGGCGCGTGCGGCATATCGGCGTTCCCGATGTCTGCCCGCGTCATCCAGAAGATGGCGCAACAGGAGGATGGCAGCAATTTTATCATCATGCATGCTGTTGGCGCCAATGTGGCAGGGCAGATCGCCTCCATCATCGCAGGAGGCCTGATCCTGGCCCTGGTGCGGTAG
- a CDS encoding methylmalonyl-CoA carboxyltransferase, with protein sequence MSNDERFSTLRSKREQIIAGGGPARVKKQHEAGKLTARERIELLLDPGSFQEENVFVSHRNTGFGLDKQELPGDGVVTGHGYVDGRLIFVYSQDFTVAGGSLGEMHAAKIAHVQDLALKFGAPIVSISDSGGARIQEGIDSLKGYASIFYRNTISSGVIPQISMIAGPCAGGAVYSPGIMDFVVMTDQARMFITGPKVIQSVTGEEVTDEELGGLTVHAEKSGNVHLAAANDQEAIQQIRELLSYLPANNSEDAPVAQSDDPVDRSTAEIGDIIPVEANKPYDVRKVIGSLADQGKFFEIAEGFAKSICVGFAHMGGQVVGVVANQSRSMAGVLNIDSSDKAARFVRFCDAFNIPLLTLVDVGGYLPGVDQEYGGIIRHGAKLLYAFSECTVPKVTVILRKAYGGAYIAMSCRDLGADFVFALPSAEIAVMGADGAAQIIFSKEIREAADADATRQELIADYKDKLYNPYVAGERGLVDDILEPSQLRSRVIRSFRAAANKREERPTRKHGNIPL encoded by the coding sequence ATGAGCAATGATGAACGGTTCTCGACCTTGCGGTCGAAAAGAGAGCAGATCATCGCGGGTGGAGGCCCCGCTCGTGTCAAGAAACAGCACGAAGCCGGTAAGTTGACTGCACGCGAGCGCATCGAGCTCCTGCTGGACCCAGGGTCATTCCAGGAAGAGAACGTCTTCGTGAGCCACCGGAATACCGGGTTCGGACTGGACAAGCAGGAGTTGCCCGGCGATGGTGTGGTCACTGGTCACGGATACGTCGATGGTCGCCTCATCTTCGTCTACTCTCAGGATTTTACTGTCGCTGGGGGCTCACTCGGCGAGATGCACGCGGCCAAGATTGCTCATGTTCAGGACCTTGCTTTGAAATTTGGAGCCCCCATTGTCAGCATCAGTGACTCCGGTGGAGCTCGGATCCAGGAGGGAATTGACTCGCTGAAGGGCTACGCCAGCATCTTCTACCGAAACACGATCAGCTCGGGAGTCATTCCCCAGATTTCCATGATCGCGGGCCCCTGTGCCGGTGGCGCAGTGTATTCACCAGGTATCATGGATTTTGTCGTCATGACCGACCAGGCTCGCATGTTCATCACCGGCCCCAAGGTCATCCAGAGTGTCACGGGCGAAGAAGTCACAGACGAGGAGCTTGGGGGTCTGACGGTACACGCGGAGAAGAGCGGCAACGTTCACCTGGCGGCAGCCAATGATCAGGAAGCCATCCAGCAGATCCGCGAGCTCCTGTCCTATCTGCCTGCGAACAACAGCGAAGACGCTCCTGTGGCACAGAGCGACGACCCCGTCGATCGAAGCACCGCCGAAATCGGCGACATCATCCCTGTGGAAGCGAACAAGCCGTACGACGTGCGCAAGGTCATAGGGAGTCTGGCAGACCAAGGCAAGTTCTTCGAGATAGCTGAGGGTTTCGCAAAGTCGATCTGCGTAGGCTTCGCGCACATGGGCGGGCAAGTCGTGGGAGTGGTTGCCAATCAGTCCAGGTCGATGGCAGGAGTCTTGAACATCGACAGTTCGGATAAGGCGGCCCGCTTCGTCCGGTTCTGCGATGCATTCAACATTCCGCTGCTCACCCTGGTGGATGTCGGCGGATACCTTCCGGGCGTCGATCAGGAGTACGGGGGTATTATCCGGCACGGAGCCAAGCTTCTCTACGCCTTCTCGGAGTGCACCGTGCCCAAGGTAACGGTGATCCTGCGCAAGGCATATGGTGGAGCGTACATTGCGATGTCGTGCCGGGACCTCGGCGCAGATTTCGTGTTTGCCCTTCCCTCTGCCGAGATCGCCGTCATGGGCGCAGATGGCGCTGCCCAGATCATTTTCTCGAAGGAGATCCGCGAGGCAGCAGATGCGGACGCCACTCGTCAAGAGCTCATTGCCGACTACAAGGATAAGCTCTACAACCCCTATGTGGCCGGAGAGCGCGGTCTCGTCGACGACATTCTGGAACCGTCCCAACTGAGAAGCCGCGTCATCCGATCGTTCAGAGCTGCAGCGAACAAGCGCGAGGAACGACCGACGCGCAAGCACGGGAACATCCCGCTGTAG
- a CDS encoding acetyl-CoA carboxylase biotin carboxyl carrier protein subunit (composes the biotin carboxyl carrier protein subunit of the acetyl-CoA carboxylase complex, the enzyme that catalyzes the carboxylation of acetyl-CoA to malonyl-CoA, which in turn controls the rate of fatty acid metabolism): protein MKKYRITVNGKTFDVDVEEVGAQKSGYSPVSAPAAVAPAPVPAPKAVAAQAPAASPATPRTAAPGGGATAMKSPLPGKILKVMATPGSSWKKGDTLLVIEAMKMENEILAPRDCTVEEVAVEANQTVKTGDLLLKLA from the coding sequence ATGAAAAAGTACAGGATCACCGTTAACGGTAAGACGTTTGACGTCGACGTGGAAGAGGTAGGCGCGCAGAAATCCGGATATTCGCCAGTGTCAGCTCCGGCGGCCGTTGCCCCTGCGCCTGTTCCTGCACCAAAGGCAGTGGCTGCTCAGGCACCTGCCGCGAGCCCGGCGACCCCAAGAACCGCTGCTCCGGGAGGTGGCGCGACAGCCATGAAGTCACCGCTGCCTGGCAAGATCCTGAAGGTCATGGCGACGCCTGGAAGCTCATGGAAGAAGGGCGACACCCTCCTGGTCATTGAGGCCATGAAGATGGAGAACGAGATTCTCGCTCCGCGCGACTGCACGGTCGAGGAAGTAGCCGTCGAGGCCAACCAGACTGTCAAGACTGGGGATCTTCTGCTCAAGCTTGCCTGA
- a CDS encoding NAD-dependent dihydropyrimidine dehydrogenase subunit PreA produces MYREHDLSYDFLGIHLENPFILSAAPPTDELDMAIDGLKAGWAGVVLKTTSVESNPVNLKYPMMSSFGTAAHKLWGLGNIDLISQYHIDEICERVTTLKHLFPTKMIAASIMGSKKEDWQSLVWQLKKAGVDLIECSFSCPQGSMGEAPGRMLAQSVEATEKVARWVKEAAGETPVLIKITPQVTDIVEIARALKRAGVDGVTASNSVPALIGVDVETLEPRPSLFGEGAYSGMTGMAIKPLTLRAIAEIARNVDITISGNGGAYSWSDAVELMAVGASNVQFCTLPMHYGFGTIRDLKSGLADFLDRKSYASPLDIVGKALKSIKGQEELVTPHSHSDIDVETCIGCGNCFRACSDGAHRAILWDAEKRKPSVDDEKCPGCGQCMQVCPVNAIRMKEELDGKVHYFEFKGTR; encoded by the coding sequence ATGTATCGAGAACACGACCTTTCGTATGATTTCCTGGGCATACATCTCGAGAACCCCTTCATTCTGTCCGCGGCTCCGCCCACGGACGAGCTGGATATGGCTATCGATGGACTGAAGGCAGGATGGGCTGGAGTCGTCCTCAAGACGACGTCTGTCGAGAGCAACCCCGTCAACCTGAAATACCCTATGATGTCGTCGTTTGGCACGGCTGCGCACAAGCTGTGGGGACTGGGCAACATCGACCTCATCTCGCAGTATCACATCGATGAGATCTGTGAGCGAGTCACAACACTCAAACACTTGTTCCCGACCAAGATGATTGCTGCTTCCATCATGGGGTCAAAGAAGGAAGACTGGCAGTCTTTGGTGTGGCAGCTCAAGAAGGCCGGCGTCGACCTCATCGAGTGCAGTTTCAGCTGTCCGCAGGGCAGCATGGGTGAGGCCCCTGGTCGCATGCTGGCACAGAGCGTCGAGGCGACAGAGAAAGTAGCTCGCTGGGTCAAGGAAGCTGCCGGAGAGACACCCGTGCTCATCAAGATCACCCCTCAGGTCACGGATATTGTCGAGATCGCAAGGGCACTGAAGCGGGCCGGTGTCGATGGTGTCACGGCAAGCAACTCGGTGCCCGCACTGATCGGGGTCGACGTCGAGACGCTTGAACCACGCCCTTCTCTCTTTGGCGAGGGGGCATACTCAGGGATGACGGGCATGGCGATCAAGCCCCTCACTCTCCGCGCCATTGCAGAGATTGCCCGCAACGTAGACATCACCATCAGTGGAAACGGCGGTGCCTACTCCTGGAGCGATGCGGTGGAGCTGATGGCTGTCGGAGCTTCCAACGTGCAGTTTTGTACGCTCCCGATGCACTATGGGTTTGGCACGATACGAGATCTCAAGAGCGGTCTTGCAGACTTTCTGGACCGCAAGAGCTATGCATCGCCCCTGGACATTGTCGGCAAGGCGCTCAAGAGCATCAAGGGCCAGGAAGAGCTGGTCACGCCTCACTCTCATTCGGACATCGACGTTGAAACGTGCATCGGCTGTGGCAACTGTTTCCGAGCCTGCAGCGATGGAGCTCATAGAGCGATTCTGTGGGATGCCGAGAAGAGGAAGCCCTCCGTGGATGACGAGAAGTGCCCTGGGTGCGGCCAGTGCATGCAGGTATGCCCGGTAAACGCCATCCGGATGAAGGAGGAACTGGACGGCAAGGTCCACTACTTCGAATTCAAGGGTACTCGCTAG
- a CDS encoding pyruvate synthase has product MKEVYEVRMHGRAGQGAKSGSQLLAEAAFSEGKYIQSFPEYGSERRGAPTVSYTKIAEKVLRSHEPIVTPDVVMVLDFGIMRSIAVAAGLPDTGILIVNTKVCSAEIKKLAQFNGTLYGVDATGISLELLGMDTPNVPMLGALVKLTGIVKMESLENVLREHFLPKIGEEKVQKNISMLRKGYEEVFK; this is encoded by the coding sequence ATGAAGGAAGTCTACGAAGTCAGAATGCATGGCAGAGCAGGCCAGGGAGCCAAGTCGGGGTCCCAGTTGCTGGCCGAGGCAGCGTTCAGTGAGGGCAAGTACATCCAGTCTTTCCCCGAGTATGGGTCTGAGCGTCGTGGGGCTCCGACGGTCTCGTACACGAAGATCGCCGAAAAGGTGCTCAGGAGCCATGAGCCGATTGTCACCCCCGATGTCGTCATGGTGCTCGATTTTGGCATCATGCGCTCCATTGCGGTGGCAGCGGGGTTGCCTGACACCGGCATCCTCATCGTCAACACCAAAGTCTGTTCCGCTGAGATTAAGAAGTTGGCGCAGTTCAACGGCACCCTGTACGGTGTCGACGCTACTGGCATCTCGCTGGAGTTGCTGGGCATGGACACACCCAACGTGCCAATGCTTGGGGCACTCGTGAAGTTGACCGGCATCGTCAAGATGGAGTCGCTGGAGAATGTCTTGCGCGAGCACTTCCTGCCAAAGATAGGCGAAGAGAAGGTACAGAAGAATATCAGCATGCTCCGAAAGGGCTATGAGGAGGTGTTCAAATGA
- the porA gene encoding pyruvate ferredoxin oxidoreductase has product MRVKKAITGAQAAAEAMRQINPDVVVAYPITPQTPIVEQFAEYVADGIVDTEMVPVESEHSAMSATVGAEAAGARAMSATSSQGLALMWEIVAATPGLRLPIVMSLVNRALSAPINIHCDHSDVMGVTTVGWIQIFSENAQEVYENLLLAIRVAEDPRVQLPAMVNQDGFITSHAVEPVEIFDDALVRKFVGVRSLDRALLDVEHPKSVGPLVLPDYYFEFKRAQEEAMSKVFEVYREVGTELSAITGKQYPFFETYRTDDAEAVVVVLNSAAGTAKAAVDAMRAQGKKVGMLKPILFRPFPYAEIRDALKDAPVIGVLDRSMDFGAYAPVYTEFRNALWELDKRPAMQSYIYGLGGRDIMTTEIEAVFEELLSGKVDPEHQRYIGLRG; this is encoded by the coding sequence ATGAGAGTGAAGAAAGCGATTACGGGAGCACAGGCAGCTGCTGAAGCGATGCGCCAGATCAACCCCGACGTCGTCGTCGCCTACCCGATTACGCCTCAGACGCCGATCGTGGAGCAGTTTGCAGAGTATGTCGCAGACGGAATTGTCGATACAGAGATGGTGCCCGTTGAGTCAGAGCATTCAGCTATGTCAGCAACTGTCGGGGCAGAGGCAGCGGGAGCCCGTGCCATGTCGGCGACCTCGTCCCAGGGGCTTGCCCTGATGTGGGAGATCGTTGCCGCGACACCAGGCCTCCGGCTGCCCATTGTCATGTCGCTGGTCAACCGGGCGCTATCCGCCCCGATCAATATCCACTGTGATCATTCGGATGTCATGGGGGTGACCACTGTCGGCTGGATTCAGATCTTCAGTGAGAATGCGCAGGAAGTCTACGAGAACTTGCTGCTCGCCATCCGTGTCGCCGAAGACCCGAGGGTGCAACTGCCGGCCATGGTCAACCAGGATGGGTTCATCACCAGCCATGCGGTGGAGCCAGTCGAGATCTTCGATGATGCTCTGGTACGGAAGTTTGTCGGCGTGCGGTCGCTGGACCGTGCTCTGCTGGATGTCGAGCATCCGAAGAGCGTCGGACCGTTGGTCCTGCCGGACTACTATTTTGAGTTCAAGCGCGCTCAGGAAGAGGCAATGAGCAAGGTATTCGAAGTCTATCGTGAGGTCGGCACCGAGCTCTCAGCGATCACCGGCAAACAGTACCCATTCTTCGAGACCTATCGTACCGACGATGCGGAAGCTGTGGTCGTCGTTCTCAATTCGGCTGCAGGCACTGCGAAGGCTGCCGTCGACGCCATGCGTGCCCAGGGCAAGAAGGTCGGGATGCTCAAGCCGATTCTCTTCCGGCCGTTCCCGTACGCTGAGATCCGCGACGCTCTGAAGGATGCTCCCGTCATCGGTGTTCTCGATCGATCGATGGATTTCGGCGCCTATGCTCCGGTCTACACCGAGTTTCGCAATGCGCTGTGGGAACTGGACAAGCGACCGGCAATGCAGAGCTACATCTATGGGTTGGGTGGTCGCGACATCATGACCACGGAAATCGAGGCCGTTTTCGAGGAACTGCTGTCCGGCAAAGTCGACCCGGAGCATCAGCGGTACATCGGACTGAGGGGGTAG
- a CDS encoding pyruvate ferredoxin oxidoreductase (catalyzes the formation of acetyl-CoA from pyruvate and coenzyme A) has translation MPTLQEIALKTSGADARIVSGHRMCSGCSIGPLIKTVLAASDKPVIVLSATGCLEVVTTIYPFTAWNTPWMHVTFENAASVAAGVEAAYKALKRRGRIEGDVNILAVGGDGGTYDIGFQALSGALERRHKFMYLVYDNEGYMNTGNQRSGATPFGASTTTVPAGKVSFGKPQWRKNLVEIVAAHRIPYVGQAAVHNTLDLYKKAQKGFNADGPTVLAVLQPCTTNWSFDPALTMLYSKLAVETNFWPLYEVENGVVHINTKPSNRKPIEDFLKGQTRFRHLFKPGNEHVIAEMQTMIDDEWARLLKIEESGIQF, from the coding sequence ATGCCTACGCTGCAAGAAATCGCTTTGAAGACGAGTGGTGCTGATGCCCGAATCGTGTCCGGCCATCGGATGTGTTCCGGTTGCAGCATTGGACCTCTCATCAAGACTGTTCTCGCTGCCTCCGACAAGCCAGTCATCGTACTCAGTGCGACAGGCTGTCTTGAGGTTGTAACGACGATCTATCCGTTTACGGCTTGGAATACACCATGGATGCATGTGACATTTGAGAACGCAGCTTCGGTTGCCGCAGGTGTTGAAGCCGCGTACAAGGCTCTGAAACGTCGCGGCAGGATCGAGGGTGATGTCAACATCCTTGCGGTTGGCGGCGATGGCGGTACGTACGACATCGGATTCCAGGCCCTGTCTGGAGCGCTTGAGCGCAGACACAAGTTCATGTACCTTGTCTACGATAATGAGGGCTACATGAACACCGGCAACCAGCGCAGCGGTGCGACCCCGTTCGGTGCCAGCACGACCACCGTTCCGGCGGGGAAGGTCAGCTTCGGCAAGCCACAGTGGCGAAAGAACCTCGTGGAGATTGTTGCGGCCCACCGTATTCCATACGTCGGCCAGGCAGCAGTTCACAATACGCTGGACCTGTACAAGAAGGCGCAGAAGGGTTTCAATGCTGATGGTCCGACGGTTCTTGCGGTGCTGCAGCCCTGCACGACCAACTGGTCCTTTGATCCCGCACTTACCATGCTGTACTCCAAGCTGGCCGTCGAGACCAACTTCTGGCCACTGTACGAGGTCGAGAACGGTGTCGTGCATATCAACACCAAGCCCTCCAACCGCAAACCGATTGAGGACTTCCTCAAGGGTCAGACGCGGTTCAGACATCTGTTCAAGCCCGGGAACGAACACGTCATCGCTGAGATGCAGACCATGATCGACGATGAGTGGGCCCGTCTGCTCAAGATCGAGGAGTCCGGCATTCAGTTCTAA